The Dioscorea cayenensis subsp. rotundata cultivar TDr96_F1 chromosome 19, TDr96_F1_v2_PseudoChromosome.rev07_lg8_w22 25.fasta, whole genome shotgun sequence genome includes a window with the following:
- the LOC120284053 gene encoding uncharacterized protein LOC120284053 produces the protein MIKLCKDFYNHSANLERINWANIVLIPKNEAPVSVSDYRPISLINAPLKIISKILATRLSKVIDRLVDHSQSAFIKGRSIMDNVVAAEEIIFSLQKRRLDGNIAKVDFARAFDMVDWDFLLELLEARGFGPRWRHWIANLLFTSKASILINGSPEGYVRYQRGLRQGDPLSPLLFVLVADVLSVMFNHALDSHILHGVPLGISVLAINLNKTCLLSTGFNSLPSNSALGTLNCAASALPITYLGVPIAGRRPRRQDWEVLILKVKVRLTSWKANYLSVGGRLTLINSVLTALPTYLMSIFRLPKWVVNRIDRLRRDFLWKGPDIDRPKCRLVNWHRLCLPRDQGGWGIINLEEFNCALLGKWWWKVLQNEAWCGSAPILFNYFHQHSRWNLWLPRNRRCSFFWKGLFPSLEAFKAYIDSSVGNGNSTLFWLDNWYNGQAPKYRWCEEFLSTTSPFATVRDMLLELPSAAMRRDPLLIELSSRITSGFGDIPDHKSWKLTSDGSFSVKSFYKFLIDRGLRCSITPVIFKRFVPQKIAAFMWLVWDRKILTLDTLFARALWLEPSGTASLSLFPSHVPLCHARTYGDCGIESLALVSNCLALWLLEWFCVVPAREMHKLEESIAAVRRCIQFSSLPREEQNPNRHDEFPG, from the exons ATGATCAAATTATGTAAAGACTTTTATAACCACTCGGCCAACCTGGAAAGAATTAACTGGGCTAACATCGTTCTTATCCCTAAGAATGAAGCCCCGGTGTCAGTCTCTGACTACCGCCCTATTAGCTTGATCAACGCGCCTCTCAAGATTATCTCCAAAATCTTAGCTACTAGACTCTCCAAGGTTATCGACCGTCTAGTGGATCACTCCCAATCTGCCTTCATTAAAGGTAGATCTATCATGGACAATGTGGTGGCGGCTGAGGAAATCATCTTTAGCCTTCAAAAAAGGAGACTTGATGGTAATATTGCGAAAGTGGATTTTGCTAGAGCTTTCGATATGGTGGACTGGGATTTTCTTCTTGAACTCTTGGAGGCAAGGGGTTTTGGCCCGCGTTGGAGGCATTGGATCGCTAATTTGCTCTTCACTTCTAAAGCCTCCATCCTTATCAATGGCTCTCCTGAGGGTTATGTCAGATACCAACGTGGTTTGCGTCAAGGGGACCCCCTTTCGCCCCTACTCTTTGTCCTTGTGGCAGACGTGCTTAGTGTAATGTTTAATCATGCTCTTGACTCTCATATCCTGCATGGGGTCCCACTTG GTATTTCTGTCTTGGCTATTAACCTCAACAAAACATGTTTGCTCTCTACCGGTTTTAATTCTCTGCCCAGCAATTCTGCTTTGGGCACTCTGAACTGTGCTGCTAGCGCTCTCCCGATCACTTACCTGGGTGTCCCGATTGCTGGGAGAAGGCCGCGGAGACAAGATTGGGAAGTTCTTATTCTTAAAGTTAAAGTTAGGCTTACATCTTGGAAGGCGAATTACCTGTCTGTTGGGGGCAGGCTCACCCTCATCAACTCTGTCCTTACTGCTTTGCCCACTTACTTGATGTCGATCTTCCGTCTGCCTAAATGGGTTGTCAACCGTATTGATAGGCTGagaagagattttctttggaaaggccCTGACATTGACCGACCCAAATGTCGCTTGGTCAATTGGCATAGGCTGTGCCTCCCCCGTGACCAAGGTGGCTGGGGTATCATTAACCTTGAGGAATTCAATTGCGCTCTTctagggaaatggtggtggaaagtCTTGCAGAATGAAGCTTGGTGTGGTTCGGCCCCTATCCTTTTTAACTACTTCCACCAGCACTCTAGGTGGAACCTTTGGTTACCCCGCAACCGTCGTTGCTCCTTCTTCTGGAAAGGCCTTTTCCCGTCACTGGAGGCTTTTAAAGCATATATTGACTCCTCGGTTGGGAATGGTAACTCCACGCTGTTTTGGTTAGATAATTGGTATAACGGGCAAGCTCCTAAGTACCGCTGGTGTGAGGAGTTCCTGTCGACTACTTCCCCTTTTGCGACAGTTAGGGATATGCTCTTGGAACTTCCCTCTGCTGCTATGAGGAGAGATCCTCTCCTGATTGAGCTCAGCTCCAGAATCACCTCTGGGTTTGGGGATATCCCAGATCATAAATCTTGGAAGCTAACTTCTGATGGATCTTTCTCGGTGAAGTCTTTTTATAAATTCCTTATAGACAGGGGGCTGAGATGTAGTATCACTCCGGTGATCTTCAAGCGGTTTGTGCCACAGAAAATAGCTGCTTTCATGTGGTTGGTCTGGGACAGGAAGATCCTCACGCTTGACACTCTTTTTGCCC GTGCCCTTTGGCTTGAGCCATCTGGGACCGCCTCGCTCTCCCTTTTTCCTTCCCACGTGCCCCTTTGTCATGCTCGGACTTATGGGGACTGTGGTATCGAGAGCTTAGCCCTCGTCTCAAACTGCCTTGCTCTTTGGTTGCTAGAGTGGTTTTGTG TGGTTCCTGCTAGAGAAATGCACAAGCTTGAGGAGTCTATTGCTGCGGTTCGGCGCTGTATCCAGTTTTCAAGCCTCCCTCGCGAGGAGCAGAATCCCAACAGGCACGACGAGTTTCCCGGCTAG